ctgatGAGGTGCTGCGGCTGGGCTCTCCTCTTCTCAGCTGGTCAATTCGAGATTTCCTCTCAGCCCCTGGAGGGTCATTCACCACTGGCCTTTCACGTTCCCTCTCTCGATCCCGGGAGTTAGTGCCCTGAAGTCTGCCCCTGTGTGACCGAGGACCCTGGGTGTCTTCTCGGTTAGCTGACTCATTAGAGGGTGAACGCAGGCGTCGAGAAGATGTGCGGCTTTGATTGCTCCCCATGCTGCTGCTACGCGCCTGCTCTGGTGGAGGTTTGCGGAGCAGAGGCTGGGACATGAGAGGCTGTGGAGTCATAGTCTGCAGCAGCATTGGAGGATCCTGAGAGAGTAAAGGAGCAATGGGTGGATTACACCTCTCCCTGTCCCTGCCCCTCCTAGAgactcctcctcttcttaaaGGTTCAACTGGATTCCTTTCGGCAGGAGCCACAGAAGCCTGTGTTTCCAGTTGTCCTCCTCGGTCTGTGACCTCCTCATCTGACCAGTCACTGAAATTGTCCAtcttggacagtggggaaggcTCGGCATTGCTTCCTGCGCTGCAGTGATCAGGCCTCATTGAGGGTGGTGGTGTCCGGGGACCCCGCTTCCTCTTGCTGTGTGGATGATGAGTTGGAGTTTCCTCCTCAGATAAATCAGATTCTCCTCGTGACCGCTTCCTCTTTCGGTCGAGAGCCTTCTTCTTGGCTCCTTTCCTGGGTGAGTGTAAGGGTGCAGGTCCATCTGCAGTGGGGAGCTCAGGGTTGAAACGGTCCCCTACAGAAGCTAGGTTGCTGCCAGCACTAATATCCTCATCTTTGCGACCCTTCTTCAAGCCCTTCCTCTGcgactttgtcttttttttgcccTCCTCGTGGGACTGCGATCCAGTGGTGTCTCTGTCATCACTGCCAATGGCAAGGGCTGAAGGAGAAGGATGCGGCGAGGGTTCTCGCTGGTCTCTGCCTCTGCTACGGGAGTCAGACAGCGTGTCTGGGAGGTGCTCTCCACGtctgtctgctcctctgcttCGTTCACTACGGGCCTCGAGGTCCAGCTCATGGCGACTACGTGCTTCCCTTTTGTCCCCGGCGCCCCTGCGTTCCTCATCCTTCCATTGTGTAGCCTTATCATCAGATGCAACACCCCTTGGGGGTGAGCGCAACAGAGGTTCCTGGGGCCGCACCACCTGGCTTAGCAGACGGTGCTTGTCTCcatctgcacatacacacagacacacaaacactaagtACTTTCCAGATTAAAGCATTTCAGCCAATAGCTTGCTCTCAACTACCAGTTGAGGCTCTTTAGAAGAGGAATTTGCAGAATTACattagaaaaacaaagagcCTTTTTTAGAGAACCATATAATGATTGGTGCATTGCTTTTACAAAGGGTACATTTGCATGATATAAGTAGTGCATTCCCCATTAAACAGGAGTGTGTCCTTTCAAAAAGAATTTCCCTACTGTCAGATGGAGGCAGACACACTGGGCTGGGGAGGAGGGGCTGTGGGTTGAGCTTGGCCTGCCCTCGGCCAATTGGGCGCTCACTTTTGTCTTCAGCACTATTGTAGCCGTCGCTGTCCGTTGGGCTGAGGTCCCGCGTGGTTCGTTTGGGTGAAGGTCGGGGGCTCGGGCTGCTCTCTACTCTGGACCTCTTACGACTAAAGGGATGAACAGAAAGGAGTGTTACAATAAAATGAGGGCTTCTCTTGTTATTGCCATATTGTGATCATAAAACCATTATTAAATCATTTAGTGTGTGATTATTGAAACTTGCCTCATCTTACGGTCGTCCCGCGTGTCTCGAACAGAACGGTCATCCCTGCtgtcatctctcctctctcgCCTCTCCTCCCTTCCCCTGTCCCGCTCCTCCCATTCCCGCTGCCTCTCTCGCTCAcgctgctccctctctctttccctttctctctccttcctctccctctctctctcccgttCCTCCCTCTCTCGTTCCCGCTCCTCGCgctccctctccctttctctctcccgttctctctccctctcacgtTCCCgctcccgctctctctccctggcgcgctccctctctgcctcccgttctctctccttctcccgtTCCTTCTCCCTCTCGCggtctctctccttctctttctctctctcccgttCCCTTTcacgctccctgtctctctctcgctcacggTCACGGTCACGAGTCCTGTCATCCCGTCTATCCTCTGCTCTGTCCGTTCGGCGCTcatctcttctctcctccctctcagaGTCCTCTGACCTCCCCTGGTGTCTATTTGGAGAAGCTGCCCTTTGGtctagaaggaaaaaaatacatttattatgtatttatttagctgTGAATGTTTCCTTAACATTTTTGTTAAAGTAAAACAAGCCCACCTCTGTCTCGGTTACGATCTCGCTCTCCATGTCCTCTCCGGTCATATGAGGAGTCTCTGGCCTGCTCTCCTCTTCTATCGCTCTCATAGCGGTCTCGGTCTGAACCCCTGTCAGAACCTCTTTCGTTTGCACTGCGATCTGTGCACCGCTCTGCACTGCGTTCACGTACCACACTGCTCCGAGACTCCCAGTTGTCGTGGCTATGTGAATTTCTGTTTGAGCCTGATTGGTAAGTGAAAGAAAAGTTGTTAGTCAGGTCTGCCAAAATTTaaacaaaaactaaatattATCAGGTATTACCTTTATCAGATGTTTCATTGGTACGCCCTCTTCCTCGTCCATTTTTTTCAGCTCTGTCAGTTCTGCTTTCCATCCTTCCTTCACTTCTACCTCCATCCTCACGCCCATGACCTCTCCCATAACACCTGTCATCTTGAGCCAGTTCCTCCTTCCTATGGATGTcagttctctccctctctttttcccGCTCTCGCTCCTTCTCACGGTCTCGCTCGCGCTCCCGATGCTCGAGAGACTCTCGGCTTGAGCGGGTCTCTTTCCTGCTCTCTTTCGGTTCCTTCATGTCCTTGTTGTCTCGGCTGTCACGAGACTCTCGGGCCGCTTCTCTTCCTCGATCGCGAGTGTCGCGTCTTTCACGAGCATCTCTGGTCTCCCTGTCATCACGGGCCTGTTCTGAGTCGTAGTCGCGGTCATTGTCTTTCTCTCGTTTGCTGTGACTATCTGTTATCAACAGACAAACATTTATACTTCAGACAGCTTGCTAAGCAAAGAAGATTCTGCATTTTAGGCAGACAGGAGCAGAACACAAACATACCATCTCTGCGCTCATGTCTGCGCTCCTGGGTGTGTGGactcctctctctgtcaccgcgactcctctctctgcctctggaATGACGCCGGCTGGGACTTGATCTGTCAGATCGGCGATGGGGTGAGGAGGCATCATGAGAGGCTGGAGGAGATCGAGAACGCCGGGAGCTTGGAGGTGACGAGGCTGAGGCCTGGGCTGTGGTATTCCGGTGGTAGCTGGGAGAAGAAGAACGACGCCGTCGAGGGGAGGGTGAGTGGCGCTGGGCAGAAGAACCCGAGTGAGAGGAAGGAGAGTGGTGTCGGGGAGGAGTAGGACTGCGCTGATGGTGTGGAGGGGAGGGAGACCTGTAGCAACAAAACATTACAGCCATTACAGTCAAATAACCCTTGTAGTTTTGTTATGTACAGACCTGAAAGTATTTATTAATAACACTCAACCTGTGATGAGGGGAGGCCAGTGCTGCACTCTTATGGGACAAAGCTTTAGGAGAGATGGACTTCCTCCTTGCTGAGGGTGATGTACCCCTGGAGGGAGACGACACGCTATCAGAAAGCTCTTCTGATGTCACCAACCGCTTGGCCTTGTGGGAACTGTCTGATCGGTCCCTGCaaacaaaaagataaaaataaaaacactgtattgAATAGGTCTGAAACTACTGGTTAATCAACAAAACGTAATGATATGGCGTGCACATGTACCTGCgcttttccttcttctctttaTGTTTCTCTGTATCTCGTCCACGATCTTTCccttccttttgtttttccacagacttctctttgtttttgtgtttgcctTTGTGTTTCTTTCCAGTCACAGGAATGTCCAAAGGCACGGGGGGTGGAGGACTGGGGGTACGGGGCCCTTTCTTTTTACTGTGACTTCCTTTTGAAGACCTGGATAGAAAACTGGCATTATACCATCATGAAACGGGCATTTAAATCTCAGCTTCTGTCGTACAAATTGATTTGTGACATCAGGGGAAACAAACTTTCAGTTCAACCTTTCCAAACTATATTCCTGTATAAAACACCACCAACACTTTCCTACCTGGCAGTTTCTGAAGCAGGTGATGACACAGCtgcctttttctctttctttccagACCCTGGGCCTTTGGTTCCACTTTTGTGTTTTGGAGAACCACTGGATTTTCTGGATAAAGACGAATCTTTGGAGCTTAACTGCTCAGGGGAGGCCTGAAGGAATAAGGACAACATTTCAGGTAAAACTTCAAGTCACATTCTAGCGGAAACATACTTAAGTAAAGGCAGTGCTGACTGAATTCATTACTTGCCTTTGGCAAAGCTGTGGCTCTGGTTTTTGTGGGAGTCTCATCTTTCTTGATGACaatctcttctctcttttctaAGTTTTCCTGCTCCAGTTTCATCAGTTCACGCTGAATCTTCTGGCGCTTCATCTCCAGGGACAACTCGTAGTCGTAGTCACCTATATCAGAGTCTGAAagtcaacaacaaaacacagcctTGTCCCACTGTCCTTAAGTTATTTACAGACTTCTgtctaaatgtaaacaaaagaagCAACTGTACCTTCACGGTTGGCTTCCCACTCTGTGGGCTCTTCTTCACTGGCTGGGGTGCGCTCCTTTGTAATCTTTATGTCCTCCTTCTCCCTGTGGCGGCCTCTGGAGGAATCTCTCTGCTgtagagggacacacacacacagatgttgcaTTAGAAGCTTTGCCATCACCTTTTGAAATCATATGTCATTCTTATTCACCATCAGATAAAAGCGTTTAAAAGGGAGTAGACAATTTACTCTCACTGTTGGGGATGTGGGTTCTTCTAGTTCTCGTTTCAGGTTTTCTGGGTCAACATCCTGTCTTTtattcttcatcctctctcgcAGATCACCTGTGGGTCTCTCACTTGACCTGTTCCattaagacacacaaaaacaaatgcacacatcaAATTAATTCAAAGTAGACagaaaaatgtcaaactgtCAAAATAGTGTAGCCGTCTTACCGGCTAAAGCTAAACCCTTTGCCTCGTGGCTGAGTTCCATGTGTGTAGCGACAAGTGTTGCCGTAACTGCAATTACCAGTTTTCAGCCAATTTCTACACTGACTCTGAAAGACACAAAGAATGAGATAAGGAGATTATCAGGTTAggtataaaacaaaatatatgaaTGTGGAAGCATGAATTACTAATACATACATCAGCAGCATTTGTCCCAGTGCTGGGGCCAAGTCTTTCAAACACGCTTGGTCTGCGAGACGGGGCGGCGGGGTTTGCGGTGCTGCTGgttgtggtgctgctgctgctgtcagatatGGTTTTAGAATTCTCCACTGTTACCTTCCGCCTGATCTTGGACATTCTGCAGGACTGAGAAAATGACAAAGGATGCTTAAATATTGATCTTTGTGTAAATATCTACAGCAATGTCACTTAATGCTGGAAGATTCTAGACAAATGTTTAGAACACACATTAATTCCATCACGCTCTGAATTAATTCATTCTAAGTGATGGACTACAAATTTTAACACGTAACACTGTGGCCATGACACGTTTTCATATAGCGTCTGTCTGATAGAATAGTGAAATGTATGGACTACTCCCTGAGGTAATCGTACAAccaaaacataaacatatgCAAATGATATTGCTGCCTGCGCCTGTGCTCTCCGCTCACTTCTGGGAAGCAGTATTCCCTGCTAGCTTGAGGTTAGCTAAAGACACAGTTGCTAACTCCACGACTTTAattctgttattttgtttatttaactcACTCAAACGTAAGTGAAATTGAAATGATTAGCAGGTTAATGGTTAACTATTCTGCAACCAGGAAAAATTCACGCGAATTGAGACTAAAGCTCGGTTAACCACAGAGCTAAGTGTTATGTTAGCGCGGGGCCTTCCAGCCTCATTCAGCAGCATACCTGCTAAcatataaacagaaaaacagtctCACCCAAGATATTATTTCGGTGTCGCATCTACTTTAGTCCAGTAAGCGGAGTTAGCACTTGTAGAAATAACAAGGCTTATTCTTTATAATTAAAGGCAGAAACTGCCCCGACTGCCTTCATATTGGCGGAGAGTGCGCATATGGCTTGGGTTCTTCTTCGGTTGTTTGAATAAGGGGTGTATTATATCGCAGCGTGATGCTGTACCGTCACCGTGCGGGTAAGTGAGGTAATAACAGCACAAAATAATGGGACCCTTTTTAGTCAAAGTTTAAATTAAAAGGTATTAAGAAATTAGGCATCAGTTGAACGTCGAATCTGTGGTTAGCCACAATGAAATGTTAgcagattaaattaaattaagacaCTAATAGAGCATTTacgtgtatgtgtttgtgtgtgtgcacgtggaGGCGCAGTAATCtgtgcactctctctctctctctctctctctccatctctctctctctctcagtgtttcCGCCTGTGCCCGGTGTGTGCGGTGTGGTCCTCGGTGTGCCATctggaaagcagcagcagcagcagcaaaatcaGTGGCGGCGGCTCGCTCATGTTCTCTTGTGTGGCGTGAAGCTGGAGCACGCATCCCGGAACCCGCCGCCCCTCCGCTGGGCTGGACCGGAGCAGCCAGCCCTCTGGACCGATGTCCTGGCCGAAATGTCCCGACACATCTACATACGGAACAAAATTGGCGAGGGCATCCAAGCGCCCATCTTCCAGGTTAGTCAGGTTGTAGCTCAGCTTTTAAGGTTGTTTGGTAACAACATGTTGATGCACCATTTACTAAAAAGTCGCAAAACTTCTATCGATTAGCAAAGCTTGGGTTTGTTGTAGCAAAATTAGATTCAATTATCAAATCAAAGATGTCAAGTGGACAAGTTTGGAGTTATTTATTCTCTGACATTAAAGCATTATAAGCAGGTTGAAGATGCAGGTATTAAAAGAACACTGAAGGAAAGTATTTTTAGAGGACAATAGGCCATCTTATTTGACATTATTTAGTGCAAATTTGCTATTTTTTCTGCCTTTAATTaaagtgtttattgttttgacCGTGTACATGCAGGAAGATTATTTTACTTCTGATCCTACCACATTAAGACCTGAAGTCAGAAGACAAAACTTACTCTGATTAAACACttttaatgttaaatatataatattatgtgTTAAAATGAGCATATTTCTGAAGAGAAGCTTTCTTCAGCATGATTGATCTTGGAGGGCTAGTAGGGATTATTAATAGCAGGATATTTATAGTGATCTTAATTCTTCTTATCACTCCTCTTTTTTTGGCTTTaactgagagacagaggagagatggTGACCCAGATTAATGGCCCTGTTTTATAAATACAGGGAAGTAGGCTCTGACTCTTTGACGGTGACATTGTCATTAACTCTGGAGACTTGAACAGAAATGGGGCAAATCACTGGCAGATAATTAATTTAGCTCCCTGGGGATGAGCTCTGCTGGTATATTTGGATGTTTTGGAAGAGGAATGTGAAGAAAAGTCAGGACATAAGGAGGGAGGAGCAAGGCAAGATAAAGAGGGTGATGcagaagttttgtttttgtgtgttgccTGTGTCATGTGGGTGTGCGGTGGCATCAGCACTTACTGTAGATCCCTGTGGAAAAGAGCTGCCTGAAGTAGTGCATGTGTATGAGGGCCACCTCAGGTTAAGACTGTAATTTCCATTCAGGTGAACAGAGGAACGTATTCAAGGAGGAGCCGCCTGAAGAGGTCTGATGGCagcaccacctccaccagcttTATCCTCAGACAGGTGGGATTCAACACACCTCTGGCCTGACAAAACATCTAAATACATacattcatgtgtttgttgtcaggATTATCGCATCACATGGTTTTTCTATGTCCTTGTGAtttttgtgtagttgtgtaCCTTCTAAAGCTGTATCACATCTTCGACCAGCAAATTGCAGATACATGTAGGATGTGACACACGCGGCTGTCAACAGCAGAGGGCGGCATTTTGCTATCGCAGTTAGTTGCAGTGCACGAATAAAAGGATCAGATGTCAATAAAAACAGACCAATAACCAAACAAATATAATAGTAAAGAAAAAGTATGAATGGAAAGCAGCCACAGTGAACCAGTACACTGTATAGATCGTTCATAGCACCTTATGCTGTCATGTTAAAAGTTGCaggttttgctttaaaatgttCTGTCAGCAGATAATCTTTAAAGTTGATCAATatcagggggaaaaaatcattataaaaaaaaattgctgaTTAATttctgatgattgatcagattaTTGTTGACCTCTGTTGGTGAGCTACCCTACAATTAATCTAGCCacatttaaccctttattttGAGAAATATTTTTCATAGTCTGCGTACTGCATATTGATCATATTGTTGTATTTTAGGTGATACCcataaaacataaacagcacagtgtaattattttaatgatttctgaaacaggtggaggtCTGTTGACaccatgggggggggggggggggggggggggttgtttgtTAAATCTTTGTTATATTGAATTCTCTAAGCTGGCATTCCTGCCCATAAACAGACCACATAAGGCCTCTGTGTAACATTAGAAATAGATTGAATGTATTTTCTGTTCTCTCTGGAGGATAAATAGGCAGAATGAGGACAAGAGGTAACAAGGAAATGGAGGATGCTGTTCCCCTCTTTTACTCCTCCatccccctccccccctttcCTGCTACCTCCcctgcactaaaaaaaaaaaatcaaggagAGCGCTCATCCAAGCCTAGTGGACAGCCAGCCAGCCAATCAGCTCTTTGCACATTGGCTCTGTCATCAGGCTTGGATATTGAGGAAGGAtccactgctctgctgctgctgctgctgcctctgctgctctctgctctcgcgtatatgtatatgtgtacgtctgtgtgcgtgtgggtGTGAGTGGAAGCCTGATGAAATGAAATGCCAGGATTGTGCTACCTCCAGGGAGAGCCTCTCCATCCTATAATGTGAGGCAGCCAGCAAGCACTCTGGGATCAGGGAGAAGCTGCACCCATCAAACAACGGGCCTCCGGAGGACCAGGCGTGATCCAACGGGAGgggagatatttttttttaaattattcttGTGGAGAGAAGGGATTGTCGTCATCCCCCCatccatccttttttttctccggtgccccccctcccctacctcctccgcctccactcgctttttttccccctcattctTCTAGAGGCGCTCGTTGGAATATCAAACCTCCATGTATGACAATTTGTACCTGCATGGATTTGAAGACTCGGAGGCGGTGAGTGTTTCAACGTGTGAATCTGCCTTTGTGCTTTCTTGCCATGTGTTTATTGATGGAAACagctcactgcacacacacacacacacacacatgtatgcatgtaCAAGGCCTTTAATGGTTTAAGGAACGGTACTGTGTAGCGTGAGTGTGGAGGGGGGTTGGGTGGGTGTTGGTGTGTAGGCAGATGGCTTCTGATGTGTAACAATTACcctgttgtgttttaattggttttttgtttttgtatttttgctgtatctgcatgtgtgtgtatttgtgactGCAATTTGCCTGTAAGACTGTGGGAACAGACATTAAGGGCCAGGAGGAGCCATTTAGGGTTCATCACACTGTGTATGTCCGAGGTGGAAACATGTTCATTAACCTCCAATGAGGCTCACACTGAAATGTCAGATTTCTTGTATTATGTGACCGTGGTTCTGGCATCGTGATGTCATGATGTGGATTGTGATGCTGATGAGTCACATGCTGGAGCTACTCCATTGGATAATAGCTCGGATGCTACAGTGCAGCCATCAGATGTTTTACACAGATGATGTCCACGCTGACGTTTTATTATCGGAGTGGAGGATTTTTAGGGGCACTCTCATCTCTCAAGCAAGTTGGTAGACTCATGAAAGACTGAATCAACTTCTGAATGCTCACCATGCAGCTCAGGAGCATTTTTCATCAGACCTTCTCTTGTATCTGTTCATGAGGGCTGGGTTCCTCCGGGGCCATATGACATTACACAACTGTTCTCACACACTCATGAGTAAACTGAGCAGATAAGTCAAATCAGAGGACTAACTGTTTTTAATACAAGCAGCACAGAACGTTTTCTCATCTCCTGTCAGAGTGATCACTGTAATCTGCTCATTCCCAGATGTGACGGCATCAGCAGTGTGCTGAAGTCAGACCTGGCTTGTGAGAATAAAAGCGAAAGTGCTTAGCTGTGATGACTAACTGGATTGATCTTCTCAGGACTAATGGTCTTCCTTAATTGAATTATCATTAGTGGCTGATTGTTTGGATTAACACAGCAGAAGGAAGCAAAAAATGTTGCATTAATGCAATTCTTACTGGGTGGCAGGATGGACGGCTGCAAGGCTAGCATGTCTGCAGGCActaaagtgatttaaaaaaaaaaatcccggACAGCACACCAGTGCACCACTGTGCTCCTGTGGCAAAGGTTGAGACCTTAAGTGTGAAAATGAATAATCCTGCTGTGCATATACATGTTAATTTATTATACATCCAGACATCTTTACTAAACCATTATAGTAATGAAATAATACCAGTTAAATTAGAATTCTTTTACTTCTGTAGTACCATTTTTAGATGAGTGCATCGAATTGTTTCATGGGATTTTAAACAAGTTGAAGAAACACAGAAATCACCTTCCTTCTTCAGCAATTTGTTGACGTGCATTGAATGTGTGGTCATACAAACTGCTGACAGCACAGGAAGAGAAATTCCACTTTGTCTGAGATGCTGCTGGCAGTCTGCTCTCCTCTGTATCAACCATTTGAGCTGCTCAGAGAGCCAAGCCTCCACTCTGGACTTGGCACGACTGAAGCTTTTGCTTCACATTAAGTGATACTATAAAGAAGAATGTTTCAGCTTTATTAATCCCAGCAGGTCAGATGTCAAAGTTTAGGTTTACACGGAAGTCTTTAGCCACCTTTAGccacaatgtgtgtgttatctgttTTATTAGGGCTCAGCTGATTCATATACTAGCAGACCATCAGACTCAGATGTCTCTCTGGAGGAGGAACGGGAGGTGCAGGCCCAGGTCCAGAGCCAGAGCCCCAGCCAGAGCCAAGGACCTGGACAGAGCCGCCAGGAGAGGGAGCAGCAGGCCGCCATTCAACTGGAGAGAGCCAAGGTAGTGTGATGCTGctttaaaatgatgtttttgtgcagGCTGCTCTGTCCacttactgtgtttgtgtttatgtcctCCAGACTAAACCTGTGGCATTTGCTGTGAGGACCAACGTCAGCTACTGCGGCGCTTTGGATGAGGATGTTCCAGTACCAGCCACAGCCATCTCCTTTGACGCCAAGGACTTCCTCCACATAAAAGAGGTGCACATGCCCTTTGTTACGACACACACTGCGCACACTGCAATGTGAACCAAGCCCATCACTCATTCAAGAGgcgcttttttttgtttgcatcttCAGAAGTTCAACAATGACTGGTGGATTGGTCGGTTAGTGAAAGAGGGCTGTGAGATCGGCTTCATTCCAAGTCCTCTGAAGCTCGAGAACATCCGGCTCCAGCAAGAGCAGAAGAGAGGACGAGTCCAAGGGTAAGTAACAGAAGAACACAACAGGGTCGGATTTAAAGTACCCATACCAAAGTTATGTGCCATACATTTTGATGCAAAACTAGATTCACACAGAATGTATTATTTATCACCACAAAGGTTTATTTCTTCAACTATGTCACCCAGGCCTGCCCATGACTCATGTCTTTTTGCTCCATGCTTCCCACTCACGCTGACTGTACCAGTCCAACGCTTTCAGTGGCTGTAATTAGCGCACCTATCAGCCTTCTACTCTCCTCATGTGTCTAATGTGTCTTGAATGTTCTGTCATCCAGAGTTGGTGCAGTAACTCACACGGCACCGTTGAGTTTAATCTCACTAGACTGGTGTGTTTTACCGCTTCACTTACAAAGGGAgtcttcctctgcagctccacagacagggagagacacacaaaggatCAAATTCAGAAAAGGCTTTTTTTTGGTTACTTGATATGCATTTTATGAATATAAATGTACAATTTAATAATATTTTCTaaagaagtattttttttttgtagaaaggAGCCAAAACAGGAGTACACATGACCCAATCAGgatattcttcttctttgttaaTGTTTTAACCTATGATTATCTACAAGCCTTGATTGGCCTAAGTTAAAAGGTCCCTACTTTGAAGTATCATCATCTTTCCTCTGCAGTAAATGATCACATTAGTGTTTTTTAGTGGTTTTCTGCATTAATACCATGGtgtttcttctgtctttctttattCCTTCTTGTCTTTTCTAG
This region of Parambassis ranga chromosome 2, fParRan2.1, whole genome shotgun sequence genomic DNA includes:
- the zc3h13 gene encoding zinc finger CCCH domain-containing protein 13 isoform X1; its protein translation is MSKIRRKVTVENSKTISDSSSSTTTSSTANPAAPSRRPSVFERLGPSTGTNAADSQCRNWLKTGNCSYGNTCRYTHGTQPRGKGFSFSRSSERPTGDLRERMKNKRQDVDPENLKRELEEPTSPTVRQRDSSRGRHREKEDIKITKERTPASEEEPTEWEANREDSDIGDYDYELSLEMKRQKIQRELMKLEQENLEKREEIVIKKDETPTKTRATALPKASPEQLSSKDSSLSRKSSGSPKHKSGTKGPGSGKKEKKAAVSSPASETARSSKGSHSKKKGPRTPSPPPPVPLDIPVTGKKHKGKHKNKEKSVEKQKEGKDRGRDTEKHKEKKEKRRDRSDSSHKAKRLVTSEELSDSVSSPSRGTSPSARRKSISPKALSHKSAALASPHHRSPSPPHHQRSPTPPRHHSPSSHSGSSAQRHSPSPRRRRSSSPSYHRNTTAQASASSPPSSRRSRSPPASHDASSPHRRSDRSSPSRRHSRGRERSRGDRERSPHTQERRHERRDDSHSKREKDNDRDYDSEQARDDRETRDARERRDTRDRGREAARESRDSRDNKDMKEPKESRKETRSSRESLEHRERERDREKEREREKERERTDIHRKEELAQDDRCYGRGHGREDGGRSEGRMESRTDRAEKNGRGRGRTNETSDKGSNRNSHSHDNWESRSSVVRERSAERCTDRSANERGSDRGSDRDRYESDRRGEQARDSSYDRRGHGERDRNRDRDQRAASPNRHQGRSEDSEREERRDERRTDRAEDRRDDRTRDRDRERERDREREREREREKEKERDREREKEREKEREREAERERAREREREREREREREREREREREREEREREREERERERERKEREREREREQRERERQREWEERDRGREERRERRDDSRDDRSVRDTRDDRKMSRKRSRVESSPSPRPSPKRTTRDLSPTDSDGYNSAEDKNGDKHRLLSQVVRPQEPLLRSPPRGVASDDKATQWKDEERRGAGDKREARSRHELDLEARSERSRGADRRGEHLPDTLSDSRSRGRDQREPSPHPSPSALAIGSDDRDTTGSQSHEEGKKKTKSQRKGLKKGRKDEDISAGSNLASVGDRFNPELPTADGPAPLHSPRKGAKKKALDRKRKRSRGESDLSEEETPTHHPHSKRKRGPRTPPPSMRPDHCSAGSNAEPSPLSKMDNFSDWSDEEVTDRGGQLETQASVAPAERNPVEPLRRGGVSRRGRDRERCNPPIAPLLSQDPPMLLQTMTPQPLMSQPLLRKPPPEQARSSSMGSNQSRTSSRRLRSPSNESANREDTQGPRSHRGRLQGTNSRDRERERERPVVNDPPGAERKSRIDQLRRGEPSRSTSSDRQDSRSHSSRRSSPDSERQARSRAGSYDSRERERDREPFERERERDRKDLRPQQQQQQQQQQQQPPLLHQQQLQQQRDWEPEPRDWPSRAREPLLMRPGREPLMRERDIRDRERLLPEGLIIQQHERERERDRERERETRGERGGDRERGIMMDLPPHGDPRLPGRGGMRGDMMRQDRSDYEPLLPREAFSSLEPENPSNSHHFMGEQRETEKDSIDDDDDGKDDDDQSVASVGEEYEPISDDELDEILADSQKKEDQQDDEKITGPLDVIDVDWSSLMPKQKQEPRAAGAALLRFTPGAVLLRAGISKRLAGTELLEQVREVCKSELDDPKDADKLFEHDLGALNMAALNRRVERAGLLSNLGPCCKALCARRDFAIRRQLLKNEKGLAKQYPTTPVVDNELLQMSMRLFRRTMAGQATAPEKTDSSPALAAEVAEAGSNKLNTAQPEVCSVLPTSASATRRNGPN